From the genome of Loxodonta africana isolate mLoxAfr1 chromosome 4, mLoxAfr1.hap2, whole genome shotgun sequence:
atgattttgaaatatttcagcTATAAGATAGACAGTGAGAATTAAGACAATGgtatgagggagggaagaaaaggagTAAATTAACAGGATAGTAAGCATACAGAAATGACAAGACCTGGTGATAAATTGAAAAtgggaggaaaaaagaagaaataaatactgTCACTAAAAGAGACTCAGGTTGATAGGGGAAGAGGGAGAATACTGAGTACCActtttaaaatcatgaaatttGCACAACTACAGGATATTCAAGAGGAAATAATAAGATACCAAAAATAAGAATGTTCAATATAGTAAAGAGTAATGAATGTTCATCATCACTGTACAATACATAAAAGGAGTAGAGCTATATCACTAtcaaatgtatttaaaatattttttatgggGAAAACCTAGAAAAGTTTAGACTTTAAGGcattaaaataaatcttaaagaAAACCTGTCTAGTTAAAAAATATCTGAAGCCCCAAAGAAGGTGGACTGGCACCACATGATATGTATTCATTACCAGTTTAATGACTAACATGCAAGCAAAAGGCATGCTAGAATTTTCTTAATAAAGACCATTGTTAGTGTATGTTGGGGCCTTTCTACTAGCAgttgcaaatgacctctttaaagtgttaaaaggcaaagatgttaccttgaggactgaTCCAAaaagtgcctgatccaagccatgctgttttcaattacctcatatgcctgtgaaagacaaagaataagcaagaccgaagaatcgatgcctttgaattagggtgttggtgaagaatattgagtataccatggactgctaaaacaatgaacaaatctgtctttgaagaagtacagccagaatgctccttagaagcaaggatggcgagacatcttacactttggacatgttgtctggaggaatcagtccctggagaaggacatcatcatgcttgataaagtaaaagatcagcgaaaaagaggaaggccctcaataacatagattgacatagtggctgcaacaatgggctgcagcataacgattgtgaagatagcacaggatcaGACattatttcactctgttgtacacagatttgctgtgaattggaaccaatctgatggcacctaacaacaacaactggaagtggagtcctggtggcacattggctaagatcttggctgctaatcaaaagatcagcagttcaaatctactagctgttcccttggaaaccctatggggcagttctactctgccccatagggtcctatgagtcaaaattgactcatcagcaatgggttttctacTAGAAGCACGCCTGGGGCTAGGTCAGGGGAAGGCAGAATAGTTGATCCAAAAGCAACTTATTAAATGGGACATGATTTCAACAATGTTTATAATATATGTTAAATTGACAGCTATTACAGTGAGATTGTAGATTCATTAGAAGCAGCAATGTAAAACATGTGATTGAAATATGTGTGGCCAGATTGTGTGATGCAAAGAGAAGGCAATCGAACATTGCGATGTTTTGGGCTTGCTTCTTCACTAACCAGTTGCACAGGATTCGCTCTCATGTTTACTTTATTTGAAGTTAGAAGCTGGCTATGACTCTGAAGTTCCTCATACTAAAGCTTTACTATTGTTCCAAACAGATCCTGTAAGAAACAATAATCGAGGATGAGAAATCAAACAGCACTAACAACCTTCATCTTGCTGGGACTGACAGATGATCCTTGGCTACAAATTCTGATCTTTatctttctatttctttcctaCATGTTAAGTGTAACTGGAAACCTAACCATCATCATCCTCACTCTGGTGGATTCCCACCTTAAAACACCAATGTATCTTTTCCttcaaaatttctccttcttagaaatttCATTCACAACTGCTTGTGTTCCCAGATTCTTGTATAGCATGTCTTCTGGGGACAGGTCCATCACCTATGGTGCTTGTGCCAGTCAACTCTTATTTATAGACCTCTTTGCAGTAACAGAATTCTTTCTCCTGGCCACCATGTcctatgatcgctatgtggccatctgcaaaccACTGCATTACACAACCATCATGAGCAACAGAGTATGCAAGAACTTCATCCTCTTTTGTTGGGCAGCAGCACTGGTGATCATTCTTCCACCAATTAGTTTGGGTTTGGGCCTGGAGTTCTGTGATTCTAACGTCATTGATCATTTTTGCTGTGATGCATCTCCTATCCTGAAGATCTCTTGCTCAGACACATGGCTGATAGAACAGATGGTTATCGCGTGTGCTGTGTTGACATTCATCATCACCCTCACGTGTGTAGTTCTTTCCTACATCTATATCATCAGGACAATCCTAAGGTTCCCCTCTGCCCAGCGAAAGAAAAAGGCATtctccacttgttcttcccacatgattgttGTTTCCATTACTTATGGTAGCTGCATCTTCATTTATGTCAAACCTACGGCCAAGGACGAGGTGGCAATTAATAAAGGCATTTCACTCCTTATTACTTCTATTTCACCAATGTTGAATCCCTTTATTTACACACTGAGAAACAAGCAAGTGAAGCAAGCTTTCAAtgactcaatgaaaaaaaaatgcattcttcTCAAAGACGTGAAGGTAAAAGGAAGGTTGATGAATccaattaaatgagacaatgaatGGTCACAAACCTGATGCCTCTAAGACCATTTGTCTCTATATAATTCATTCTCCAGTCATATTAGCATTCTCACTTTCTCTTTAAACTTACTTTCTGTAAATCCTAATGAATTCATTCTCTACCCTCCATTAAAACCAAAGTTTTAAAGGATATTCACTGCCATTATCTGGAAGAAAGTGTTGTTTGCCAAATATATTGTCCACTCTCTGGGAAACAGAGTGGGTCAcattttttcaatttcattgcAGTTACATGCGACTGTGTAAAGGAGGCATGGCTAACCCAGCGAGAGTGGAAGTGAGGTGCACCATTTCTAGTGCTAGCCTATAAATAACCCCATAAGTGATCCATCATGCCTTtttcccacctgctgaccagatGCTTATGTTTATATGACCTCGTACACTTCATGTTGATATTGAAAAAGCCTTGGGAAGGTCTCTGAAGGACTATATAGAGATCTTCCATACCACCACTAAATTGAAATCTCCATGAACTGTTTATGTGGGTACGAAATAAATTTCCACTCTTTTTGACCTATTGCCCATCTAGGGAACTATTTTAGTTAGCTATTATTAAAAAATCTAAGACATACTACATTTGGAAAGCAGTGAGGAAACTGATACTGAAGATGAAAAACTTGAAAACTTATGTAATGCAATGGGAATACTTTTAGCAAAACAGTGCCTTATTTGGAAAGTTGGCTAACTGTCTACTGAGATTATTGCTCAGGGAAGTATTTGAACAAAGCCAATAGTATGTGTTGTCTACTATTTGCTACATTTATCAAGGTTTTGTAGAATAAGACTGAGTTTGAGCTAAAATTTGCTGGTTTGAGAGCAGAAATTAAAGGGAATAAAAAGGATACCAAAATGTGAGATATAgcaaattcataaaatccaactGTTTCCAAACCCTAAAcagtaagaataaaaataataaataagactaaaaagactttaagaaaaaaaggcCAATTATGAGTTCTCAAATAAAAAAGATTCAGCTCTATAATATAGGTTATATTAAGGgtattttctttttaagcaaGGCTTTTGTTCCAGATAGGCATAAATTAGTCACCATTAAgttacaaaaggagccctggtggctcggtggttaaagtactgggctactaaccaaaagatcagcagtttgaacccacaggcTGTTTcagaggagaaagacctggcagtctgcttccatgaagatttacagccttggaaatcctatgggggcagtgctgctctgtcctatagggtcactatgagttgaaatcaactcaatggcagtgggtttggttttgatttgggtgGCACCATGACTAAGCGTtagactgctaactaaaaagttggcagtttgtacCCACACAAttgctccgtgagagaaagacatggctatctccttctgtaaagattagaggaaaggaaaccctataaggtagttctactctctcttatagtGCTGCTACAAGTTGGAAGCGactgatgacacacaacaacaagtacaaaaatgaaagaagtaaaaaaaaaaacagagcagaCCTGAGAACTATGTCTAGGAAAGAACAGTGTGTGGAATTTCTGGCATATAAAACTGATTGGAAACAAATAAGTCAGGAGTTTTCTAGCTTGATGAGGGAATTTGACGGAGCTTCCATGATGTTTTTTCTTTTGCCATTTGAATGCTAATCCCCAGGGTAATCTCTGAAGTCACAGGTTATATGTGGCACCCATGCATGTGAAGAAAGAATCTAACATTATATAATCTTGAGTCTCTTTGCTATATTAGTTAGCCTacaatatttatatacatatatttaaagatGATGAAAACAGATTTCCTAAAAATGTTATTCTATAATGAAGGAAACCACAGAAAATTGCATTTAGAAGTATAGTAAGAATTACTTCTGCAAATTTACTGGAAATAAAGAAAGAATTATCCTGGTAGCCTCCTCCAAACCCAATGCATGAAGCAGTGATTTCCATTTGGGGCTAATAagaatttaagatttaaaaacaattaacaggatgaaaaataatacaatgcaataataaaaaaaaatcataaatataaCACCTCCTGTTCTAAGACTatgatagaataaaataaaactatcACTTAAAATTTTTTGGAAGTTCTGGAGCATGGGGCTGGTAGTCAAGTGGGTCAAGAGAATGGGGCTGTCATTGAAAATTGAGGGGTTAGGGCTGCTGTGTCATTGGGCCAGAAGAATGAGAAGAGAGCTGCCTGGAACTGAAGGGGTGGGATCACCACTCAGGTGGGCcgggagaatggggccacccaaagccaaggaCGTGGAGCTGCAGTTCCATGAGGACAGGGCTAATGCCCAGGGTTGAGGGAccaccacccagaatccagacagCATGGGCAAGGCCCAGATTCTGGAGGGTGGAGCCATTGCCCAGATGTGCCTGGAaaacagagggttattttcaagccttgaaatTCAGTAAAATTTGCTCTGctgagttttggacttgctttgatATCTGtgactctttctttccttctagtTTTTCCTAACTGAGATgggaatgtctaccttgtgcttaTTCCACTGTTGTACTTTGGGggcagataatttgtattctagttTTCAAAGGTCCATATATGGAAAGGAATTTTATTCCAGGATGGGATGGACCCATATTCTCACCCTTCTTGATTTAGATTATGCAGAAGAtaagattttggacttagagtgaTGGTGGCATGGGCTaaaacttttgggatgatgtgatagggtgaatacgtttttttgcatgtgggaagaacaTGAGTTTTGGGGAGCCAAATGGtgaaatgttatagattgaattttgtgccaaaatatgtgctggattCCTAACATCTGTACCTGTGATTATTATCCTATTTAGAAATACAGTTTTCTTTCTTATGTCAATTAGATCACACCCAAGTAGGGTGaattctaaatctaatcattttcaattttaaaaagagaagatgaGACACAAAAATATGTACACACAGTGTGGGGGAGCCAGGGAGAGGAGAAGACACCATGTGGGGTTGTCTGTaagtcaaggaaccaaggaactcctgggctacctacaaggaaggaatcaatacAGCCAATACTCTGATTTGaaattttagcctccagaactgtaagaaaataagttCATGTTCTTTGAAACTACCCAACTGTGTTATGTCTGTTAGAGCTGTCACAACACAAATACTAAGAGTGGAGACTTTAAAGAACAggcattttattttctcacagttttggaggctagaagtccaaatcaggccaTTAGCTCTAGGGGAGAGTCCTTCTTTGTTGGTAGCCCCACAAGTTCCTTGGTACTCCTTGGTATCCTAAAAAGGAGAAGTTTTGAGGAAAAAGTTCATGGCAGTTTTAAGATGGAAATACATTAAAGTGAGGGTAGTGACGGTCAGGTCCCCAGTTGCACTTGATGTGTagataacaaacagaaatataaaaCTCAAACCTTCATTTGTCCCTGGAGTATGAATGTAGTTTAATGACATATGGTTTCTCATCACTGATTTATACTTTCACTCGATCTCCTCACAAACTAACATGATATTGAACTGAGAAGAGTGTGTGAAATCACGTGGCCTTGGACATTGGCTAGAAAACCTAATCATTGCAGTTAAGAGTCATTTTCTTAATGATAATATACTTGTCAAAACCCTGGTAGCCTCAGTTTTACTGATGTGCTTCCAGGTTTATGATCCGCTCCCTGCTGGTCCTGGCTACCATCAGGAATATCTCATACCACTCTGTAATTGCAGGATAGCAGGCAACAAGACCACTTCCCACTATCCCCTTCTGTGTCACTAATACTAGGTGGATGTGTAGGTTCAGTTACTCAGCAGACCTTGCTGACACCAATAGTGGCAGAAAGTGGGATGATCACTAGCCCTAACCTGCAATGCCTTCTTCAGATTCTTTGTTGCTGATGGAGCTTAAGGCTCAACTCCTTGCTGGGTCTCATGACATGGTGTTTTGGGGAAGGGAGAGGTGAAGCCTAACTGTGACTAACCCCACATTGCATTACCTTGTTAAGTCTCAGTGCTGCTGGGTAGATCAAGGCTCAGCTCCCTGCTGGACGCCACTGAAACTACCCTGATTGGGGGAATTGGAGCACTACACGGCTCTGCAAGGTAGGATATGGGAGATGAGCTCCCTGCTTAACCTTGCCAACATCACTCAGGTGGGAGGACTGGAGCTCAAAACCTGCTTCCATGGGGCTTGGGTAGAGTAGGGTGGAAGATCACCACCCCCTGGTCCCACTGAACCACTGAAACCACATGAGGTGTGGTGGTTTGGGGGTTCTGGTTGAGCTTTCCTGCAGTAGGGTGCGTATTGACGAAAAGGGTTTCCGTTGTTAGGCTACCCTTTTCTCAGGCGTTTTGCTAGGGACAACAAGTTTTTCTTGGAGCTTATTTTCTTTGTGCCTGTTGGTGGCTTTGGATTGGAAACTTCTGCAATGTCCTGTCTGGGACACATGGGAGGAGTTAGGAAACCCAGGGAAATCAATGACATGTAATTTCTCAAGCCCTGAGGATCACAGGCAACCCACCTTCTTTCCATTTTTCAGACTTCCTATGCTTGTTTCTTCTGTTATATCCATGTTTTTTAGTTGTATAGGAGGAGACCTGGAAGTGGGGCTACTCCCTCTTGGCAGAACTGGAGATTTGCTTTTTCAGCTGAAATGTTTTATGGTTGCTTTACAAAATCAGTTTGGCAATTTGCATTTCAACAGACacagtgtgaaagcagccatttTCCAAGGATTTCAATAAGTAAGATGCTTAAGAGCTATTCTCAATATAAGCATTTATCTCGATACCACTTAATTTTGGATTTGACTATTATAGTGAGTTTGAGCAAATTTTAATGCATTTTTGCTCAATTGGATTTGCTATTATGCAAATTatccatttcttttcttattttccttttgaatTATTTGTATAGCCTCTTGCAACATGAGCTCCTTTTATCATTTAGATATTAACCTggcatgtagtggttaagtgctacggctgctaaccaaaggatcggcagttcgaatctgccaggcgctccttggaagctctgtggggcagttctactctgtaccatagggtcgctatgagtcgggatcgactcgacggcactgggttttatttatTCCTATAATATCTCCTTTAAAAATTGATGATATGATAAATCCTATGGATAATTTTTTCTGAGAcagatttttcctttatttctagaTTAAACTCTGGCCataatctatttttcttttattatgtggCTAGAATCAACTTGCATATATTCTATTTAGAAAATTTCTGTTTATATACCTAAATACAATcgtgatgttttctttttctctggttTGAATGATTTAGAGTGcaattattttgatttatttttaagttactaaaaatttttttgaagcaTTTCGGTCCTGATTCTACTGTATACACAGAGGTTTATTCAATTTTCCAATAAACTATGTGAGTATTTTTACatataaattataatttcttAATCCATATTTTCTCAAGAAATTTTGAATTACTTCATATTTTTCTGTCTTGTTGCTTTGAATCGAATACAGTGTATATTCATATCTATTTAGAATTCATTTTTAACATGTATattgatttctctcttttttccttatttgagtaTACGAGATTTTATTTTCTGGATTTTACATAGAATCAACTTCTGTGttatttcatctttttattgTTATAGCTTTTACTTTTTATCCTAATATTCTATTTTTCACTTTAATTCATTCGGTGGTATTTCTAATTGCTTAAAATGAGTGTTGGTTTCTTTGTATTTAATctacttttaaatttttaataacgATTATATTTAATAAAGCAAGTTCCTCTCAACTATACATGGCTATTTCTGTGCTCTCTATATGCATTTTCTTGCCATTTTATTGTTTACTTATTAGGTTGTTATTTTAGTTTCAGatttttaaccaaaattttaacTGGCTTTGTGTAATTAATTTCCAAtgagttatttttaatttttacttttaaattctTATATCTCATTTGTAGCCTCTAAAACTCTACTTGTGTGAGCCTACCTACAGTCggtgttttaaattattttaggaCACCTATttattcccttttctttttaaactgaTAGATAAATTTACTTATCATCTCATTGTGTGGGTAAGCAATTTTAAATGTTCCTTTCATCCATGATGCATTAATTTGGTAATCTTAGCTTCACGCTGTGTAAATTCTAATTTTTTCATCATGTGACTATTGCAGTCTCATATTCCATGTCCGTGTAGATATTAAAACTCAGTCTGACCGGATACATTTTGAAACATCTTTTTTAATCTCCTCcaacccatggaagcggcagtcagaAGATTAAAAGACGCATTTccttgggtaaatttgctgcaaaagacctcttctaaagtgttgaaaagtgagaggcagagtcaagatggcagaatagacagacgcttctagcgagccctctttacaacaaagacctgaaaaaacaagtgaaacgagtatatttgtgacaagctgggatccCTGAGcgtcaaagacaagcttagacaatgaactgaggggcagggggaggaagacaccgttcagaagtggagaggagttaccggacctgaatcaaggggagcctcaggcaccattcctggagcagtggcagcggcagcagtgggctggtactagcatccggccgtagtttcctcagggagaaggagccacctggatagcctactcacacctccggaacctaagaagaacggtgctctcggtaaaagctaagaacttgcatatattttacagcacctcccccgcccccaagctggcttcagcggctgaatccctgggcctgggataggcactgttgagcacctagagccatcctcccgaccttggggaagggaaaaatttgcaattggggggaaaagataatttgctagctccattaaccgggggag
Proteins encoded in this window:
- the LOC135231308 gene encoding olfactory receptor 6C2-like, with the translated sequence MRNQTALTTFILLGLTDDPWLQILIFIFLFLSYMLSVTGNLTIIILTLVDSHLKTPMYLFLQNFSFLEISFTTACVPRFLYSMSSGDRSITYGACASQLLFIDLFAVTEFFLLATMSYDRYVAICKPLHYTTIMSNRVCKNFILFCWAAALVIILPPISLGLGLEFCDSNVIDHFCCDASPILKISCSDTWLIEQMVIACAVLTFIITLTCVVLSYIYIIRTILRFPSAQRKKKAFSTCSSHMIVVSITYGSCIFIYVKPTAKDEVAINKGISLLITSISPMLNPFIYTLRNKQVKQAFNDSMKKKCILLKDVKVKGRLMNPIK